The sequence ttgaatattacaaaatttctttttttaattaattaattgaaaatatctaaactttttttgtttttttatgtgTTTTACAGATgttcaatcattaaaaaaaaaaaaaaaaaaaaaaaaaaaaaaaaattaaaaataaaaaaaaaaaaaaaagaattttttggaaattttttaaaaaatttaaaaaaaaaaaaaaaaacggttgtaattttttattttatttaattttaatttttattttatttttttgttgataaaatttaaaaaaaaaaaaaattgtttttatataaaaattataattatttcacTATTGTACTGCTGGTCAAAACATAAAATCTAATCGACCCGCTGGTattgtattaaaattatttaaattatatttttttttaattttttttttttttttttatttttttttttttttttttttccaaagtccattttttttttttttattatttaatttcccctcgttgtaatttttttttttttttttttgtttctttttttttttttttttttttttttttttttttattttttttctttccaaACACATATTatcataaatataaaataaaaaaaaaaaggtcagtaataaattttaaaaacaatcaccattgttgttaaattaatacaatattatcaataataatctattttcaaatcaaatttttagTCATTTTTGGaagttaaataaaataaaaaaaccaacaCACAATCTCAAATTTTTAGCCATTTTTAGATATCTTgatgtgattttttttttttatttttttatttttttgttttcaaaATTGCAATTTATGTCACATTACCACAcatagtaaaataaaaaataaataatattaaaaaaaaaaaaaaaaaaaaataaaccaaaactCATTTTATCTCATCATaatgtgttttttttaattaatatgtGATATGATAGGTATATTGATAgtagttataataataaaaataattgtcaCACACATTCACACATacataccaccaccaccaccactctTTCTCACATAGAGAGAATACATATCAAACATTCACCCACTCTtactactttttttttctgtgaGTGTGTTTGTGTGTTGCGTTTTTTgtgttgttttttattattattattattattattattattatttattttattattcaaatttctatttttgtttttttgtttttttttttaatttttttttttttttttttaatttattattattattattattattattagtaatttctttatcattcatttctttataataaattcaaatatcaataaaaattaattattaacattttttttttttttcctttctttataataataaacaattaatttcttaTAGAGAGTGATAATAATCACttttgtaaatatatatattttttttcattttttttttttttttttcatttcattccatattttttttttttttaaattattaaaataaaaaaaaaaaagtttatcaGGCAACTacgattataaaaaaaaaaaaaaaaaaaataaaatgtattcaacaaattcatcatcagatgatgaagaaaaagaattaatggatgaaattcaattgaatcaaaatttaagTGGTAGTTTTGGTGGAATTggatcatcatcaaataatattggaGCATCACCAGGTGGAgattttataaatcaaatggAACAggtttttaaaactattgatACTGAAGAGAATGGAATTATATCAATAACACAATTAAGACAAGAGATTGAATCATTAACTGGTGAATCAAGTGAAACCAATCcattaattggtaaattattaaattttttaagaatTGTTCATAGAGCTGAACAAccaaaaaatgatgatgacgaagaCGAAAATGAAGACGAACAACAAGAGGGTGATGATCAAGAAAATACAGGTGGTAGTGATTTTGAAGATGATTCATCATTTgaagatttaatattaaatgaaaagaaacaaattGAAGAAGATAATACATTTGTTGATCttcaatcatttttagaATCTATGGCAAGTTATATGGATGGTGAAGATCCAAAAAAATTACGTGAGAAACAAattgagaaattaaaattaccaaaatttAAGGTACCAATTGACTTATTGAAAAAGTATAATATCACACCAAAATTTTTATCACCATTAATTTctggtggtaataattcactaaataataatgattcaccAAACAgcggtggtggtggtagtaatatGGTATTTtcacatttaaataatagtccATCAaaaagtggtggtggtggatcatcaaataaatttaatagattATTTACAGCGAAACCAATGGTAACATTTGAGCAATTTAATCAGTTaattacaaaattaaattatggTAAAGAAATACCAAAACAAAAGTTATTAATGCATTTACATGATTTACCAACTGATAAAGATGATTGTATTGAtgcaaatttatttttatcaagtTTTGGTGGTTTAAATCATCCAATGTCACCAAAGTTAACttataatgatgatggtgaggAAAATCTACAACAACAGCgatataataatgaaaaaaaagaaaatcaatttaatataaattcacgtggtagtggtaatacAAGTCCACCAaatgttaaaattaataataataataatactaatagtaatagtaataccaatatcaataatacatcaactaataatattagtcAATGGAATTCAAAGAATACACAAATTGTTGATCAACTTCAAGAttcatataaaattttagagAAAGAAGTTGAGTCATATCAAAGTGAGTTATCAATGTTGGAGAAATCTAGACAAATTCAAGACTCAacattaaagaaaaaagatcAAGAAATTGATAAGCTTAGAAAGGAGGCTAGATTCGTCGATGGTATGAGAGACGctaataaagatttaatggtacaaaatcaaaatttaaaaaatcaattatcaaaattaactTTGAATGAAGAATTGTTACGTGAAAGTATCGATCAAGAAAAAGATAGATTACGTGAAGCAATGGAATCGAATGTATTGAAAGAATTGGaacttaaaaaattaaaacttttattaaaaacacaacaaaatattaataataaattatcaatgatGGTAACATTCAGTGATGACACCCTACAAGAAGGCGGCGGCGGAGGTAGTGGCACAAATTCACCAAGTGGTGCTGGtggttcaattaatttcacAAGTAAAAGAATAAAACCAACAATTGATAGAGCAAAACAAGTCCTAAGTAGACAAAAATCAGATAAATTCGAAATCGATAAATATTCAACCATTCatgcaaataataatttctcaatgtttttaaaacaacaacaattacaattacaagaaaaacaagaaaaacaatatcaacaaccaTATTATTACACAAGTGGTACAAATTCACCACAATCTTTACAATCtgaatttgaagaattaaataaacaacaacaggGTACTACTACTCCACCATTATCACAacaaaattcaataaattatgataataacaataatgataatgataataatgataatgatgatggttcATCAGAATTAGATTCTTTAAAGAAACAATTAAGTGGATTCGATTATCAATTACCATCTGAGGGTTCTTTTGATTCTCCATCACATAATCAATCATTTGATTCACCAACATTATTATCGTCACCACCAATTTcacaattaatttcaaaagtttCAGATGGACCACAACCAATTCAAATGATGTCACCAATGACTCCACCATTACCAAATCAAATTAGTAGtggtaatttatcaatttcattaaatgcAACACCATCAAAGGAACAAtctattaaatcattattttcaccaaATTATATTAGAacttcatcaccatcaattaaatctacaacaacaacaacagctcCATCATCAGCACCAATTTATTCATCAACTCCTTCAACAAGTACTGCTGCTGctttattatcaccatttagtttaaataatcctattacaacaacaactacaactactaccactacatCCAATACCGTTAATTctccattaaataataataataataataataataacacatcatcatcatcatcgacAAATATAGCAGGAAATAGCAATAGTAATagcaatagtaatagtaatttagGTTATAATACAATTAGCagtaatagttttaataatataggTGGTAATGGTTTAACATCAAGTCAATTAATACAGGATCAATTTAATGTGGGTAGTATTAGAAGATTAAAGAAATCAGATATTATTAGATTACATACATCAGAAATGGAGGAACAAAATGAATCAGCACAAATGTTAATTACAGAGGCAGAGAAAGCATtggaagaatttaaaaagaatagtTCATTGGAATTACAGCGtttacaaaaattattacaagaGGAAAGACAACATTCTAAAACATTGGAAAAACAACTCTCTAGCCAATTGGATAAGAATAAAGAGATGGTCACTGGTAAAGAATCTACCAATACTAGTAGTTGGGGTGGTATGcaaaatttcttttcttttgtaacaaattatttaccttcaactttattttgtaatttatcaagtacaagttaaaaaaaaaaaaaaaaaataacactcacatatatatatacataactcctacatataaaaaaaaaaaaaaaaaaaaatcaatcaatcaatcaatcaatcaatcaatcaatcaatcaatcaatcaatcatataaataactttatttttttttttttatttttcttttaaggttttttttttttttttaataaaaatagtaaataataataattataataataaccacaCCCCCTTCCCCCTGTCCCCTCATTTTCTCTTCTCTTcgccaataaaaaaaaaaaaacaattaattgttatgtcaaaaaattgtattactaacttttaaaaaataaataaaaaaataatatattatttaacaCATTTTATCTCTtctctctctttttttttatttatttattttattatatttttttatttatttttattttaaaatttatttatttttatttattaatttatttatttatttaatttttcattttttatttcttttttttattttttttatttatttagtttttttctTGCTTTCAATTATTTCTATAATCTTGATAAAAAATTGGtcaaatttacaaaagaATATATtctaaagaaaataaatcaaacaaAGTTTTAGGAagtcctttttttttatataaatatattataaaaaaaaaataaaatgtttttttttaaaaaaaaaaaagggataATTAAGTaaggatttttttttgaaagtttattttatttgaatactttggaactttttttattttcatttttttttttttaattttttcttattttttttttttaatttttttaatttttttttttttaatttttttatttttttttttaattttttttttattttttatatgagtTTTTGTATGGTGTATGTAGAAAATTAAGAAGAAagagtttttattattattattattatggaCACtacaacaaacaacaacatagaaaataatacaaccgaaaatataaaaaaagaagaaattttagaaaaacaacaacatgaAGCAATAAAAGAAGAATCTACAACaataaaagaagaaattattgaaaaacctaatataaataataataataataataataatagtaataatagtaacaataataataataataataataataatagcagaGAATCtacaactaataataatagtagtggtaataatattattaataataataataataatattaataataatattaataataataataatattaataataatattaataataatagtaatagtagtagtaataataataataataataatttaccacaAAATGGGTCAACTCATAAAGAGGAATCAACAACATCTTCATCCTCAACAATAAATTCAAACCCAAACCCAAATCCAAATCCAAACCCAAATCCAAACCCAAATCCAAATCCAATAAATAAAGCACCGACCATACATGGAACAGTAATTACGACGGCAATGTTAACAGGTATAATAAATTCAGTTTCAAATATGGATAATATTcgatataataatagtgatagtgTTTGGGGTTCAAGAAGTGTTGATTCTCATGAAAAAATAGAACAAATTGGTGAAGGTACATTTGGTCAAGTTTATaaagcaaaaaataaatcaaatggtGATATTGTTGcgttaaaaaaagttattatgGATAATGAAGTTGAAGGAgtaagtaaataaataaaaaatatatatatatgtgtgtgtatatataatttataatattaattttatattatttattaaatataatttttttttttaagtttccAATTACAGCAattagagaaattaaaattttaaaagaattaaatcatGCAAatgttgtaaatttaaaggaGGTTGTAACTTCTAAAGCAAGTGCATCCAATAATCATAAGGGTAGTGTTTATATGGTATTTGAATATATGGATCATGATTTAAATGGGTTAATGGATTCACCagcatttaaatattttgcaCCAGGTCAAATTAAATGTTATTTAAAACAGTTGTTGGAGGGTTTAGATTATTGTCATCGTAATAACGTTTTACATAGAGATATTAAAGGGTCAAATTTGTTacttgataataatggtattttGAAGTTGGCAGATTTTGGTCTTGCAAGACCATTCAATTCGAGTgagaaaaaacaaattctAACCAATCGTGTCATCACCCTTTGGTATAGACCACCTGAACTTTTATTGGGCACCTTTCATTATGGTCCAGAGATTGATATGTGGTCTGTTGGTTGCATTATGGCTGAACTATTATCAAAGAAAACCCTCTTTCCTGGTAGGAATTCAATCGATCAATTAGATAAAATTTATCAAGTTTGTGGTTCACCAAATGCAAATAATTGGCCAGAAGCAATGGATTTACCATTTTGGGATGCTTTAAAACCAAAAAGAGAATATAATAGTTTAagtttaaaagatttttatcAACAGTAAATtgtcaaataataataataataataataataataataataataataatttattatttctttttattttaatcattactaactaatttatcttttttttaaaattttttttttaattatttattaatttaaaaacaaagtGAAAATCCATCATTTTTTACAAAAGAAGCATTTGATTTActagataaattattatgtatggatccaaaaaaaagaattacgGCATCTGAAGCATTAGATCATCAATATTTTTGGACTGATCCAATGCCAGTTAATCCAAAAGATTTACCTCAATATCCATCTTGTCATGAATATAGAACAAAGAAAAGATTAAGACAACagaatcaaaatcaaaatcaacaacaaaatcaacaacaacaacaacaacaaccacaaaatcaacatcaacaatcaCAATATCAAGGCGCAAATGTAAATCATCACAacaatcataataataataataatcaaccaCC comes from Dictyostelium discoideum AX4 chromosome 2 chromosome, whole genome shotgun sequence and encodes:
- the cdk9-1 gene encoding CDK family protein kinase, translating into MDTTTNNNIENNTTENIKKEEILEKQQHEAIKEESTTIKEEIIEKPNINNNNNNNNSNNSNNNNNNNNNNSRESTTNNNSSGNNIINNNNNNINNNINNNNNINNNINNNSNSSSNNNNNNNLPQNGSTHKEESTTSSSSTINSNPNPNPNPNPNPNPNPNPINKAPTIHGTVITTAMLTGIINSVSNMDNIRYNNSDSVWGSRSVDSHEKIEQIGEGTFGQVYKAKNKSNGDIVALKKVIMDNEVEGFPITAIREIKILKELNHANVVNLKEVVTSKASASNNHKGSVYMVFEYMDHDLNGLMDSPAFKYFAPGQIKCYLKQLLEGLDYCHRNNVLHRDIKGSNLLLDNNGILKLADFGLARPFNSSEKKQILTNRVITLWYRPPELLLGTFHYGPEIDMWSVGCIMAELLSKKTLFPGRNSIDQLDKIYQVCGSPNANNWPEAMDLPFWDALKPKREYNSLSLKDFYQHENPSFFTKEAFDLLDKLLCMDPKKRITASEALDHQYFWTDPMPVNPKDLPQYPSCHEYRTKKRLRQQNQNQNQQQNQQQQQQQPQNQHQQSQYQGANVNHHNNHNNNNNQPPPYQNGSGSNNSNNFKKQRTDYNQPPPPPPSSSSTSSSTQQPFNKGPYGQPPQVQPPGGSFVNGGNNNYPQNRNTLPQQGGGGNRPPQSQQNKNNFPTNNNSSSNSRNPSHR
- a CDS encoding calcium-binding EF-hand domain-containing protein, with the protein product MYSTNSSSDDEEKELMDEIQLNQNLSGSFGGIGSSSNNIGASPGGDFINQMEQVFKTIDTEENGIISITQLRQEIESLTGESSETNPLIGKLLNFLRIVHRAEQPKNDDDEDENEDEQQEGDDQENTGGSDFEDDSSFEDLILNEKKQIEEDNTFVDLQSFLESMASYMDGEDPKKLREKQIEKLKLPKFKVPIDLLKKYNITPKFLSPLISGGNNSLNNNDSPNSGGGGSNMVFSHLNNSPSKSGGGGSSNKFNRLFTAKPMVTFEQFNQLITKLNYGKEIPKQKLLMHLHDLPTDKDDCIDANLFLSSFGGLNHPMSPKLTYNDDGEENLQQQRYNNEKKENQFNINSRGSGNTSPPNVKINNNNNTNSNSNTNINNTSTNNISQWNSKNTQIVDQLQDSYKILEKEVESYQSELSMLEKSRQIQDSTLKKKDQEIDKLRKEARFVDGMRDANKDLMVQNQNLKNQLSKLTLNEELLRESIDQEKDRLREAMESNVLKELELKKLKLLLKTQQNINNKLSMMVTFSDDTLQEGGGGGSGTNSPSGAGGSINFTSKRIKPTIDRAKQVLSRQKSDKFEIDKYSTIHANNNFSMFLKQQQLQLQEKQEKQYQQPYYYTSGTNSPQSLQSEFEELNKQQQGTTTPPLSQQNSINYDNNNNDNDNNDNDDGSSELDSLKKQLSGFDYQLPSEGSFDSPSHNQSFDSPTLLSSPPISQLISKVSDGPQPIQMMSPMTPPLPNQISSGNLSISLNATPSKEQSIKSLFSPNYIRTSSPSIKSTTTTTAPSSAPIYSSTPSTSTAAALLSPFSLNNPITTTTTTTTTTSNTVNSPLNNNNNNNNNTSSSSSTNIAGNSNSNSNSNSNLGYNTISSNSFNNIGGNGLTSSQLIQDQFNVGSIRRLKKSDIIRLHTSEMEEQNESAQMLITEAEKALEEFKKNSSLELQRLQKLLQEERQHSKTLEKQLSSQLDKNKEMVTGKESTNTSSWGGMQNFFSFVTNYLPSTLFCNLSSTS